Genomic DNA from Gimesia aquarii:
TGATGATCTTCCTCGTCATCATCCCCATTCTGGCAGGAACATTCGGTAACTTACTGATTCCACTAATGATCGGTGCAGATGATATGGCATTTCCCAGGCTCAACATGTTGAGCTACTGGTTTATGTGGCCCGCTATTGCCTGCTTTGGAATGAGCTTCGCATACGCTGGCGGCCCTGCTGCAGGCTGGACTTCCTATCCGATTCTGGCAGACCTGGCGCAAGCGGCTCCCGGTTCTGGAACCGCTCAAACTCTCTGGCTCCTGGGTGTGACTTTCATTGGCTTCTCATCAATGATGGGTTCGATCAATTATATGACAACCATCATCAATATGCGTGCACCGGGCATGACATTCTTTCGCCTCCCCATGACCATTTGGGGATTGTTCATCACCGCAATCCTGCAGGCATTTGCACTACCTGTGCTGACCGCCGGCGGTTTCATGCAAGTCACCGACCGTTTACTGGGAACCTGTTTTTTTTATCCGTCAGGCCTCGTAATCAATAACGCTGCTCCCACAGTCGGCGGGGGACAGGCACTGTTGTGGCAACACTTATTCTGGTTTTATTCCCATCCTGCCGTTTATATCATGCTACTTCCTGTGATGGGCATGGTCTCTGACATGTTAAGCTGCATGTGCCGCAAACCGTTGTTTGGTTATAAACCGATGGTCATCTCCATGTCGGCAATCGCCAGTCTGGGATTCATCGTCTGGGGCCACCACATGTATACAAGTGGAATGAATCCCGCTGTCGGCATGGCATTCATGGTCGCCACCATGATGATCGCACTCCCTTCCGCCGTGAAAACGTTCAACTGGACCGCCACGATCTGGGGCGGAAAAGTAGAATTTAATACGGTTACTTTGAACTGTATCGCCTTTTTATCGATGTTCATCGTGGGGGGACTCAGTGGGATTTTCATGGCCGCGGTGCCCGTCGACGTCTATTTTCACGATACTTATTTCATTGTCGCCCATTTTCATTACGTATTGTTTGGTGCGACTCTATTTGGTGTTTTTGCTGCGATTCATTTCTGGTTTCCAAAAATGTTTGGTCGCATGATGAATGAAAAGCTGGGCAAAACGCACTTTGTGCTGACCTTTATCGGTGCCAATGGAACATTCTTCCCGATGCACTTTCTGGGAATGCAGGGCATGCCCCGACGTTATGCAGACCCTTATCTACATGGATATTTGGAGCATTTGCTGCCAATGAATCAGTTCATGACGATCTCTGCGATCGTCATGGGATTCGCACAAATCCTGTTATTCATCAATATCTTCTACAGTATGTTTTTCGGCCCCAAAGCGGGACGGAACCCTTGGAACGCCACCACTCTGGAGTGGACAACACCTTCGCCCCCCGGACATGGAAACTTCGATTTTATCCCCATGGTCTACCATGGCCCTAATGAATATGCCGTCGTGAATGGAAACAAAGATTTTCTAATGCAAACA
This window encodes:
- a CDS encoding cytochrome c oxidase subunit I: MTTLNPSPTGLQPILNPQAHHAPGNFITKYIFSTDHKIIAIQFMFTTLLMMIVGGVLALAVRWQLAFPWESMPIVGPWLFAAEGGQISPEFYTMLFTMHATVMIFLVIIPILAGTFGNLLIPLMIGADDMAFPRLNMLSYWFMWPAIACFGMSFAYAGGPAAGWTSYPILADLAQAAPGSGTAQTLWLLGVTFIGFSSMMGSINYMTTIINMRAPGMTFFRLPMTIWGLFITAILQAFALPVLTAGGFMQVTDRLLGTCFFYPSGLVINNAAPTVGGGQALLWQHLFWFYSHPAVYIMLLPVMGMVSDMLSCMCRKPLFGYKPMVISMSAIASLGFIVWGHHMYTSGMNPAVGMAFMVATMMIALPSAVKTFNWTATIWGGKVEFNTVTLNCIAFLSMFIVGGLSGIFMAAVPVDVYFHDTYFIVAHFHYVLFGATLFGVFAAIHFWFPKMFGRMMNEKLGKTHFVLTFIGANGTFFPMHFLGMQGMPRRYADPYLHGYLEHLLPMNQFMTISAIVMGFAQILLFINIFYSMFFGPKAGRNPWNATTLEWTTPSPPGHGNFDFIPMVYHGPNEYAVVNGNKDFLMQTEKESLPANEAVATNTLDET